A single region of the Aeromicrobium chenweiae genome encodes:
- a CDS encoding sulfite exporter TauE/SafE family protein, with the protein MDGLDQLALLGGGLLAGIASSSVGAASLISFPILVAVGLAPVVANASNTIGLVPAGVGGAVGYRRELTEHPRLSGVVIATSACGAVLGATLLLVLDPGVFESIVPWLILFSSALVGTQPLISAWARRRAARRGLAPRDRQTMSPPVAMASTVLGVYGGYFGAGQGVILVAFYALGIDVGLQVINALKTLAIFASNVVATVVFVIWAEVSWSAVVLVGAGSLGGGYLGALIGRRLPPWLFRVLVVAMGLTVGLTMLL; encoded by the coding sequence ATGGACGGCTTGGACCAGCTGGCGCTGCTGGGCGGTGGGCTGCTGGCAGGGATCGCGTCGTCGTCGGTCGGTGCGGCGTCCCTGATCAGCTTCCCGATCCTGGTCGCGGTCGGTCTGGCACCGGTCGTCGCGAACGCGTCGAACACGATCGGTCTCGTCCCGGCCGGTGTCGGTGGCGCGGTGGGCTATCGCCGGGAGCTGACGGAGCACCCGCGGCTCAGCGGGGTCGTCATCGCCACCAGCGCCTGCGGTGCCGTGCTCGGTGCCACCCTGCTCCTGGTGCTGGACCCCGGCGTCTTCGAGTCGATCGTGCCCTGGCTCATCCTGTTCTCGTCCGCGCTCGTGGGGACGCAGCCGCTGATCTCGGCGTGGGCGCGGCGGCGCGCTGCCCGCCGTGGGCTGGCTCCCCGGGACCGGCAGACCATGTCGCCGCCGGTCGCCATGGCCTCGACCGTGCTCGGTGTCTACGGCGGCTACTTCGGCGCGGGGCAGGGGGTCATCCTGGTCGCGTTCTACGCCCTCGGCATCGACGTCGGCCTGCAGGTCATCAACGCCCTCAAGACCCTCGCGATCTTCGCCTCCAACGTGGTGGCGACCGTCGTGTTCGTCATCTGGGCCGAGGTCAGCTGGTCCGCGGTCGTGCTGGTCGGGGCGGGGTCGCTCGGCGGCGGCTACCTCGGCGCACTGATCGGCAGGCGCCTGCCGCCGTGGTTGTTCCGCGTGCTGGTCGTCGCGATGGGCCTGACGGTCGGGTTGACGATGCTGCTCTAG
- a CDS encoding SLC13 family permease has translation MSPEWVAIIALVALFAVGTVLPINMGALAYVAAWLVGMYSLNLDEKEILAGVSGDLILTLIGVTYLFAIAKNNGTVDLIVTKAVKAVGGRVALIPWVMFAVTALLTGIGAASPAACAIIGPVALGFAGKYKISPLMMGMFVVHGAQGGGFSPISIYGTITNAVMRDNGLEVGEVTLFLSSLVVNLIMAAILFVLLGGRKLLSQRVDPDEGELLEHLHAGGASVPARGYGTTAPTGTRAQGVRVDQVLTLVAFVGVAVVALAFDKNIGFVSITAAVILAMLAPKEHKGAVNQIAWPTVLLVAGVSTYASILTTAGSPEFVGKWAAGLGAAAVGALILCYVGGVVSAFASSTALLPIIIPIALPIISEHGINPITLVAALAIASTIVDVSPFSTNGALMLANRPETISEQAYYKQILTYSSIVVLVGPLLVWAALVLPSW, from the coding sequence ATGAGTCCGGAATGGGTGGCGATCATCGCGCTGGTGGCGTTGTTCGCCGTCGGCACGGTGCTGCCGATCAACATGGGAGCGCTCGCGTACGTCGCGGCGTGGCTCGTCGGGATGTACTCGTTGAACCTCGACGAGAAGGAGATCCTGGCGGGGGTGAGCGGCGACCTGATCCTCACCCTGATCGGTGTCACCTACCTGTTCGCGATCGCCAAGAACAACGGGACGGTGGACCTCATCGTCACCAAGGCCGTCAAGGCGGTCGGCGGGCGCGTCGCACTGATCCCGTGGGTCATGTTCGCGGTCACCGCGCTGCTGACCGGCATCGGCGCCGCCAGTCCCGCGGCCTGCGCGATCATCGGTCCGGTCGCCCTCGGCTTCGCCGGGAAGTACAAGATCAGTCCCCTGATGATGGGCATGTTCGTGGTCCACGGCGCTCAGGGCGGCGGCTTCTCCCCCATCAGCATCTACGGCACGATCACGAACGCCGTCATGCGGGACAACGGTCTCGAGGTCGGCGAGGTGACGCTGTTCCTGTCCAGCCTCGTGGTCAACCTGATCATGGCCGCGATCCTGTTCGTCCTGCTCGGCGGACGAAAGCTGCTGTCGCAACGTGTCGACCCCGACGAGGGGGAGCTCCTCGAGCACCTGCACGCAGGCGGCGCGAGCGTCCCCGCCCGCGGCTACGGGACGACGGCACCCACCGGCACGAGGGCCCAGGGCGTCCGCGTCGACCAGGTGCTGACGCTCGTCGCCTTCGTCGGCGTCGCGGTCGTCGCGCTCGCGTTCGACAAGAACATCGGCTTCGTGTCCATCACCGCCGCCGTGATCCTCGCGATGCTGGCACCCAAGGAGCACAAGGGCGCGGTCAACCAGATCGCCTGGCCGACCGTCCTGCTCGTCGCGGGCGTCAGCACGTACGCCTCGATCCTGACCACGGCCGGCTCGCCGGAGTTCGTCGGCAAGTGGGCCGCGGGGCTCGGCGCAGCAGCCGTCGGCGCGCTGATCCTGTGCTACGTCGGCGGTGTCGTCTCGGCCTTCGCGTCATCGACCGCACTGCTGCCGATCATCATCCCCATCGCCCTGCCGATCATCTCCGAGCACGGGATCAACCCCATCACGTTGGTCGCGGCCCTGGCGATCGCATCGACGATCGTCGACGTGAGCCCGTTCTCGACCAACGGCGCGCTGATGCTGGCGAACCGCCCCGAGACGATCTCCGAGCAGGCGTACTACAAGCAGATCCTGACCTACAGCTCCATCGTCGTCCTGGTGGGTCCGCTCCTCGTCTGGGCGGCACTCGTGCTGCCGAGCTGGTGA
- a CDS encoding lipopolysaccharide biosynthesis protein → MPGRVCAVPAEGSPRLLANSAWVLSGNLVYGACLALVPLVIGRMGSLDDVGQYTLGFAVSAPVIAVSMVQLRVLMVTDSARTVPFSAYRTARVISTLGAALVIGGIALAWGGSQGTVLAIVGAAKCMDAVGDCYLGFFQAQSRLDVMGLSMILNGVLTLVSVSALLAVGLPMAGAALGSLGSSIVASVVYPRALQRRAADDARVRGWDLRGAVSQLRLASHLGVASGISSLNSNVPRYVLQVFSGTAPQGVFSALAQLMLLVTMTAGAVAQAVLPWFVGSFGTRSTAGLRSALLKVLAGAALGGLGFVLVVWAVGGPLLDDVYGPGFAGRGPLLTWLAAGAAIGSLAWFLDAALSTMRVLAPQMWLNLLTLAVTSVACLLLVPDGGPTGAAQAALVGMTAHLVPRMLLLRRRLGQDARA, encoded by the coding sequence GTGCCGGGCCGGGTCTGCGCCGTGCCGGCTGAGGGCTCGCCGCGCCTGCTCGCCAACAGCGCCTGGGTCCTGTCCGGCAACCTGGTCTACGGCGCCTGCCTCGCGCTCGTCCCTCTCGTCATCGGGCGCATGGGCTCGCTGGACGACGTGGGCCAGTACACGCTCGGGTTCGCGGTGTCGGCGCCGGTCATCGCCGTGAGTATGGTCCAGCTGCGCGTCCTGATGGTGACCGACTCCGCCCGGACGGTCCCGTTCTCGGCGTACCGCACCGCGCGGGTGATCAGCACGCTCGGCGCCGCGCTCGTCATCGGCGGGATCGCGCTGGCGTGGGGCGGCAGCCAGGGTACGGTGCTGGCGATCGTCGGCGCCGCCAAGTGCATGGACGCGGTGGGGGACTGCTACCTCGGGTTCTTCCAGGCGCAGTCCCGGTTGGACGTCATGGGCCTGTCGATGATCCTGAACGGCGTCCTGACCCTGGTGTCGGTGAGCGCGCTGCTCGCCGTGGGACTGCCGATGGCCGGGGCCGCGCTGGGAAGCCTGGGGTCGTCGATCGTCGCCTCCGTCGTGTACCCGCGGGCCCTGCAGCGCCGCGCGGCGGACGACGCCCGGGTCCGCGGGTGGGACCTGCGGGGGGCGGTGTCGCAGCTCCGTCTCGCGTCGCACCTCGGAGTCGCCAGCGGCATCAGCTCGCTGAACAGCAACGTCCCGCGGTACGTCCTGCAGGTCTTCAGCGGCACCGCGCCGCAAGGCGTGTTCTCGGCGCTGGCCCAGCTCATGCTCCTCGTGACGATGACGGCGGGCGCGGTCGCGCAGGCCGTCCTCCCGTGGTTCGTGGGATCTTTCGGGACGCGATCGACCGCCGGGCTGCGCAGCGCGCTGCTGAAGGTGCTGGCCGGGGCTGCGCTCGGTGGTCTCGGTTTCGTCCTGGTGGTCTGGGCCGTCGGGGGACCGCTCCTGGACGACGTCTACGGCCCGGGCTTCGCGGGCCGCGGGCCGCTGCTGACCTGGCTGGCCGCCGGCGCCGCGATCGGCTCGCTCGCGTGGTTCCTGGACGCCGCCCTGTCCACGATGCGGGTGCTGGCGCCGCAGATGTGGCTCAACCTGCTCACCCTGGCGGTGACCTCGGTCGCCTGTCTCCTGCTGGTTCCGGACGGCGGCCCGACGGGCGCCGCCCAGGCAGCTCTGGTCGGCATGACTGCGCACCTGGTGCCGCGGATGCTCCTGCTCCGCCGTCGCCTGGGACAGGACGCTCGTGCTTGA
- a CDS encoding carboxyl transferase domain-containing protein, which yields MTERLMAQQLLDLVLDEGSFVSWDEPVDHSGLDPTYQQELRAAAERAGTDESVLTGRGLMRGRPVAVVVNEFRFLAGSIGRAAALRITAAVRRATAEGIPVLATTASGGTRMQEGTPAFVHMVDITRAIMDHRAAGLPYLIYLRHPTTGGVFASWGSLAHITIAEPGALIGFLGPKVYEIMEGKPFPPGVQTAENLADRGIIDAVVLPDELPLLVDRALSLLVDPPTRQTRELRTAEVHRERSAWDSIQITRSPRRPGVREVLRYGSDATVRLQGTEKGERDSAMIVAFARLDGQPCVVIGQDRTTQTRFKPMGPAALREARRGMRLANELRLPLVSFIDTPGAELSPEAEEGAIAGEIARCISWMSTMRVPTVSVLLGQGCGGGALALLPADVVIAAENAWLSPLPPEGASAIVHGDLEHAAEMAEAQRVGALDLRDNGTVHHIVPEPPGDTPEAFARAMSAEIGAQLVALRSR from the coding sequence ATGACCGAGCGCCTCATGGCACAGCAGCTGCTCGACCTGGTGCTCGACGAGGGATCGTTCGTCTCGTGGGACGAGCCGGTCGACCACAGCGGGCTCGACCCGACGTACCAGCAGGAGCTGCGGGCCGCGGCTGAGCGCGCCGGGACCGACGAGTCGGTGCTGACCGGGCGCGGCCTCATGCGCGGTCGTCCCGTCGCGGTGGTCGTGAACGAGTTCCGCTTCCTGGCCGGGTCGATCGGCCGGGCCGCCGCGCTGCGCATCACCGCTGCGGTGCGCCGGGCGACGGCCGAGGGCATTCCGGTCCTGGCGACCACGGCCTCCGGCGGCACGCGCATGCAGGAGGGCACGCCGGCGTTCGTCCACATGGTCGACATCACCCGCGCGATCATGGACCACCGCGCGGCGGGACTTCCGTACCTGATCTACCTGCGCCACCCCACGACCGGCGGCGTGTTCGCGTCCTGGGGATCGCTGGCCCACATCACGATCGCCGAGCCCGGCGCACTGATCGGGTTCCTCGGCCCCAAGGTCTACGAGATCATGGAGGGCAAGCCGTTCCCGCCCGGCGTGCAGACCGCCGAGAACCTGGCGGATCGCGGGATCATCGACGCGGTCGTGCTGCCGGACGAGCTGCCGCTGCTGGTCGATCGCGCGCTGAGCCTCCTGGTCGATCCGCCGACCCGGCAGACCCGTGAGCTCCGGACCGCCGAGGTCCACCGCGAGCGGTCGGCCTGGGACTCGATCCAGATCACCCGCTCCCCCCGGCGTCCCGGCGTCCGCGAGGTGCTGCGCTACGGCAGCGACGCGACCGTACGCCTGCAGGGCACCGAGAAGGGCGAGCGGGACAGCGCGATGATCGTGGCCTTCGCGCGCCTCGACGGCCAGCCGTGCGTCGTCATCGGGCAGGACCGCACGACCCAGACCCGATTCAAGCCGATGGGTCCCGCGGCGCTGCGGGAGGCCCGCCGCGGCATGCGGCTGGCCAACGAGCTGAGACTTCCCCTCGTGTCGTTCATCGACACCCCCGGCGCGGAGCTGTCGCCGGAGGCGGAGGAGGGGGCGATCGCCGGTGAGATCGCCCGGTGCATCAGCTGGATGTCGACCATGCGGGTGCCCACCGTGTCGGTCCTGCTCGGCCAGGGCTGTGGCGGCGGGGCGCTCGCACTGCTGCCGGCCGACGTGGTCATCGCCGCGGAGAACGCATGGCTGTCGCCACTGCCCCCGGAGGGAGCCAGCGCGATCGTCCACGGCGATCTCGAGCACGCCGCCGAGATGGCCGAGGCCCAGCGCGTCGGCGCCCTCGACCTGCGCGACAACGGCACCGTGCACCACATCGTTCCCGAGCCACCCGGGGACACCCCCGAGGCGTTCGCGCGGGCGATGTCCGCGGAGATCGGGGCGCAGCTCGTGGCGCTGAGGTCGCGATGA
- a CDS encoding MoaD/ThiS family protein translates to MSDQLPHDDANENDVTVRYWAAARAAAGVAEETVSALTLAELLDEIGRRHRDRDRFDDVISICSILVGETPVGAKDPAQVPLPRGVNVEFLPPFAGG, encoded by the coding sequence GTGTCCGATCAATTGCCACATGATGACGCGAATGAGAACGACGTCACAGTCCGCTACTGGGCTGCTGCCCGTGCGGCCGCAGGTGTCGCCGAGGAGACCGTCTCTGCCCTGACCCTGGCCGAGCTGCTCGACGAGATCGGTCGCCGCCACCGCGACCGGGACCGGTTCGACGACGTCATCTCGATCTGCTCGATCCTCGTCGGCGAGACGCCGGTGGGGGCGAAGGACCCGGCACAGGTGCCCCTGCCGCGTGGCGTCAACGTCGAGTTCCTGCCACCGTTCGCGGGCGGCTGA
- a CDS encoding NAD-dependent epimerase/dehydratase family protein: MNTSILITGGAGFIGANLARAALADGRVGRVVVMDDLSMTNSGGLDDVDVELHESSILDETALKSALKGIDAVVHLAAIPSVPRSIANPMATHQANATGTLALLEGCRSAGVNHVVCSSSSSVYGSNPALPKSEREWVRPMSPYAVSKLATEQYLLAYQSSFGLSTLPFRFFNVYGPGQTPGHAYAAAVPTFIDALLRESPVLVNGDGSQSRDFTFVGSVCEILIEAAVNTVSSPEPVNLAFGARTDLMTLIDTLEEVTGKTARVEHRAPRPGDVPHSEADNSSLRDLFPDLQPVGLQEGLHHTVDWFRSRY, translated from the coding sequence ATGAACACTTCGATCTTGATCACCGGTGGCGCAGGGTTCATCGGCGCGAACCTCGCCCGTGCTGCCCTCGCCGACGGGCGCGTGGGACGCGTGGTCGTCATGGACGACCTGTCGATGACGAACAGCGGTGGCCTGGACGACGTGGACGTGGAGCTCCACGAGTCGTCGATCCTGGACGAGACCGCGTTGAAGTCGGCGTTGAAGGGGATCGACGCCGTCGTCCACCTGGCCGCCATCCCGAGCGTCCCCCGGTCGATCGCGAACCCGATGGCGACCCATCAGGCCAACGCGACCGGCACGCTCGCGCTGCTCGAGGGGTGCCGCTCTGCGGGCGTGAACCACGTGGTCTGCTCGTCGTCCAGCTCGGTGTACGGCTCGAACCCGGCGCTGCCCAAGAGCGAGCGCGAGTGGGTGCGGCCCATGAGCCCGTACGCGGTCAGCAAGCTGGCCACCGAGCAGTACCTCCTGGCCTACCAGTCCTCGTTCGGGCTCTCGACCCTGCCGTTCCGGTTCTTCAACGTGTACGGACCAGGTCAGACACCCGGGCACGCGTACGCCGCAGCGGTCCCCACCTTCATCGACGCCCTGCTGCGCGAGAGCCCGGTGCTGGTCAACGGCGACGGCTCCCAGTCGCGCGACTTCACCTTCGTCGGCAGCGTCTGCGAGATCCTCATCGAGGCGGCGGTGAACACGGTGAGCAGCCCCGAGCCGGTGAACCTGGCGTTCGGTGCGCGCACCGACCTGATGACCTTGATCGACACGCTCGAGGAGGTCACGGGCAAGACCGCCCGCGTCGAGCACCGGGCGCCACGTCCCGGCGACGTGCCCCACTCGGAGGCCGACAACAGCTCGCTGCGTGACCTGTTCCCGGACCTGCAGCCGGTCGGGCTGCAGGAGGGACTGCACCACACCGTGGACTGGTTCAGGTCGCGCTACTGA
- a CDS encoding TlpA family protein disulfide reductase: MTGVVVLLVAVVVSALGALAMRWKNGRFSAVPDDREVLSPAQLGSPLGERATMVQFSSAFCSPCRATRVLLNDIAAKVEGVTTVEIDAEQRLELVRELGIMRTPTVLVLDARGVVTTRASGLPRREQVLAALGRAVDVP, from the coding sequence GTGACCGGAGTCGTCGTCCTTCTCGTGGCTGTCGTGGTCTCCGCACTCGGTGCGCTGGCGATGCGGTGGAAGAACGGACGCTTCTCGGCCGTGCCGGACGACCGTGAGGTGCTGTCGCCGGCGCAGCTCGGCTCCCCGCTCGGGGAGCGCGCCACGATGGTGCAGTTCTCCAGCGCCTTCTGCAGCCCCTGCCGGGCGACCCGCGTCCTCCTGAACGACATCGCCGCGAAGGTCGAGGGCGTCACCACGGTGGAGATCGACGCCGAGCAGCGGCTCGAGCTGGTCCGCGAGCTGGGCATCATGCGCACCCCGACCGTGCTGGTGCTGGACGCCCGTGGGGTCGTCACGACGCGCGCGTCGGGGCTGCCCCGGCGGGAGCAGGTGCTCGCCGCGCTGGGCCGCGCCGTCGACGTGCCGTGA
- the mshD gene encoding mycothiol synthase has translation MSLLDLAERATQVDGVAPFNEASLFALRDRARARVLVQQSDPSGAIIGAAYAVGDAPVEIVVDPDRRREGIGRRILDELVADGEEKFWAHGDLPAAQALAAAAGLQVARELLVLRLTFDGPPAHEREIDGVTLRTYRPEDADAIVAVNARAFAHHPEQGAMDRADLDRRMASDWFDPAGLFVAERDGQVIGFHWTKVEDGVGEVYVVGIDPDAQGGGLGTALTARGLRHLHDEGLSVVDLYVEGDNAPALKVYRNLGFRDHKKDVLYSTPHH, from the coding sequence ATGAGCCTCCTCGACCTCGCCGAGCGGGCGACACAGGTGGACGGCGTCGCGCCGTTCAACGAGGCCAGCCTCTTCGCGCTGCGCGACCGGGCCCGGGCCCGGGTGCTGGTGCAGCAGTCGGACCCGTCCGGCGCGATCATCGGCGCCGCGTACGCGGTCGGCGACGCCCCGGTCGAGATCGTCGTGGACCCCGACCGGCGGCGGGAGGGGATCGGACGACGCATCCTCGACGAGCTCGTGGCCGACGGGGAGGAGAAGTTCTGGGCGCACGGCGACCTGCCAGCTGCCCAGGCGCTCGCCGCGGCCGCCGGGCTGCAGGTGGCACGCGAGCTGCTCGTGCTGCGCCTGACGTTCGACGGCCCGCCGGCGCACGAGCGGGAGATCGACGGCGTCACGCTGCGGACGTACCGACCCGAGGACGCCGACGCGATCGTGGCCGTCAACGCGCGGGCGTTCGCGCACCACCCCGAGCAGGGCGCGATGGACCGGGCGGATCTGGACCGGCGGATGGCGTCGGACTGGTTCGATCCCGCGGGCCTCTTCGTCGCCGAGCGGGACGGACAGGTCATCGGCTTCCACTGGACGAAGGTCGAGGACGGTGTCGGCGAGGTCTACGTCGTCGGCATCGACCCGGACGCCCAGGGCGGCGGGCTCGGCACGGCGCTGACCGCCCGCGGACTGCGCCACCTGCACGACGAGGGGTTGTCGGTGGTCGACCTGTACGTCGAGGGCGACAACGCCCCGGCGCTGAAGGTCTACCGCAACCTGGGCTTCCGGGACCACAAGAAGGACGTCCTGTACTCCACCCCCCACCACTGA
- a CDS encoding FadR/GntR family transcriptional regulator, with protein MSARSSSGLRPVTRPRLYEQVAEQIIGWIDESGLRPGDRLPPERELATRLGVSRATVSQALVALEVIGVVAVRHGDGALLTETRSSTKIIDAIRAHATRLPEIIEARDALETKLAALAASRRTDDDMARIDAALTEMERDIDAGGRGVEGDELFHAAITAAARSTLLSRMMAEISDLVLETRIESLSQPGRPRDSLKAHRRIADAIRGQDAGGAAQAMHDHVEMVSDVALLRD; from the coding sequence ATGAGCGCCAGATCCTCGAGCGGCCTGCGGCCGGTCACGCGTCCCCGCCTGTACGAGCAGGTCGCCGAGCAGATCATCGGCTGGATCGACGAGAGCGGTCTGCGACCCGGGGACCGGCTGCCTCCTGAGCGCGAGCTGGCCACCCGGCTCGGGGTGAGCCGGGCGACGGTCAGCCAGGCGCTGGTCGCGCTCGAGGTCATCGGGGTCGTCGCGGTGCGTCACGGCGACGGGGCGCTGCTGACCGAGACGCGCTCGTCGACCAAGATCATCGACGCGATCCGGGCCCACGCGACCCGTCTGCCCGAGATCATCGAGGCGCGCGACGCGCTCGAGACCAAGCTCGCGGCCCTCGCGGCCTCCCGTCGTACGGACGACGACATGGCCCGCATCGACGCGGCGCTCACCGAGATGGAGCGGGACATCGACGCCGGTGGCCGCGGGGTGGAGGGGGACGAGCTGTTCCACGCCGCCATCACGGCAGCGGCCCGCTCGACGCTGCTGTCGCGCATGATGGCCGAGATCAGCGACCTGGTCCTGGAGACCCGCATCGAGTCGCTCTCCCAGCCCGGCCGTCCCCGGGACTCGCTGAAGGCTCATCGGCGGATCGCCGACGCGATCCGCGGACAGGACGCCGGGGGAGCGGCGCAGGCCATGCACGACCACGTCGAGATGGTCAGCGACGTGGCCCTGCTGCGCGACTGA
- a CDS encoding winged helix-turn-helix transcriptional regulator produces the protein MSHLLLLTKSTQSSVEVLPALALLPHHVKILPAEASALLDAPPCDAVLVDGRHDLAQVRSLTRVIRTTGVECPLILILTEGGLAVAASDWGMDDVILTTSGPAELEARLRLGIGRIAATTEGANDSHVISSSGLVVDDATYTAKLENRTLDLTFKEFELLKFLAQHPGRVFTRQQLLQEVWGYDYFGGTRTVDVHVRRLRAKLGTDNETLIGTVRNVGYRFVATKADPARETADA, from the coding sequence ATGTCCCACCTGCTCCTGCTCACCAAGAGCACACAGTCGTCGGTCGAGGTGCTGCCCGCGCTGGCGCTGCTCCCCCATCACGTCAAGATCCTCCCCGCGGAGGCGAGCGCGCTGCTCGACGCTCCCCCGTGCGACGCCGTGCTCGTCGACGGCCGCCACGACCTCGCCCAGGTACGCAGCCTGACGCGGGTCATCCGCACCACCGGCGTCGAGTGCCCCCTGATCCTGATCCTCACCGAGGGCGGCCTCGCCGTCGCCGCGTCGGACTGGGGCATGGACGACGTCATCCTCACCACGTCGGGTCCGGCCGAGCTCGAGGCTCGCCTGCGTCTCGGCATCGGCCGCATCGCGGCGACCACCGAGGGCGCGAACGACAGCCACGTCATCTCCTCCAGCGGCCTGGTCGTCGACGACGCGACGTACACCGCGAAGCTCGAGAACCGCACGCTCGACCTGACGTTCAAGGAGTTCGAGCTCCTCAAGTTCCTCGCCCAGCACCCGGGCCGGGTCTTCACCCGCCAACAGCTGCTGCAGGAGGTGTGGGGATACGACTACTTCGGTGGCACCCGCACGGTCGACGTCCACGTCCGGCGGCTGCGCGCCAAGCTCGGCACGGACAACGAGACGCTCATCGGCACGGTCCGCAACGTCGGCTACCGCTTCGTGGCGACCAAGGCCGATCCGGCCCGCGAGACCGCGGACGCCTAG
- a CDS encoding CaiB/BaiF CoA transferase family protein, giving the protein MTTRNGPLSDLLVVDLSRALAGPHATMMLGDLGARVIKVENPKGGDDTRGWGPPFRWPSASGHGGTREAAGAQDDTGRESTYFLSANRNKESIALDLKDDEDRQVLVDLVARADVLVENFRTGVLERLGLGIESLQEVNPRLVVLSITGFGHDGPEGGRAGYDQIAQGEAGLMSITGSAPDDPQKVGTPISDILAGMYGAYGVVAALHERESTGRGTVVRTSLLAATVGVHAFQGTRWSIAGEVARAQGNHHPSISPYGLFRCRDGAVQIAVGSEGLWHDFCAGFGLDPDAEGVATNPERVSRRERVVELVESVFADWDAAALLDRLDEIGIPAGKVRTIDEVYAWEQTASQGLLVDVEHATLGRLTLPGPPLRFFDGGGREVTATEHAAPPVLDENGDEIRAWLKET; this is encoded by the coding sequence ATGACTACTCGAAACGGACCCCTGAGTGACCTGCTCGTCGTCGACCTCTCCCGGGCACTCGCCGGACCGCACGCCACGATGATGCTGGGCGACCTCGGCGCGCGCGTCATCAAGGTGGAGAACCCGAAGGGCGGTGACGACACCCGCGGATGGGGGCCGCCGTTCCGCTGGCCCTCCGCCTCCGGGCACGGGGGGACGCGCGAGGCCGCCGGGGCGCAGGACGACACCGGGCGTGAGTCGACGTACTTCCTGTCCGCCAACCGCAACAAGGAGTCCATCGCGCTGGACCTCAAGGACGACGAGGACCGGCAGGTGCTGGTCGACCTGGTGGCGCGGGCGGACGTGCTGGTGGAGAACTTCCGCACCGGGGTCCTCGAGCGGCTGGGGCTCGGCATCGAGTCCCTGCAGGAGGTCAACCCGCGACTCGTCGTGCTCTCGATCACCGGATTCGGTCACGACGGCCCGGAGGGCGGCCGGGCCGGCTACGACCAGATCGCGCAGGGCGAGGCCGGCCTGATGTCGATCACCGGGTCCGCGCCGGACGATCCCCAGAAGGTCGGCACCCCGATCTCGGACATCCTCGCCGGGATGTACGGCGCGTACGGGGTCGTGGCAGCGCTGCACGAGCGCGAGAGCACGGGCCGGGGCACGGTCGTGCGGACGTCGCTGCTCGCAGCGACCGTCGGGGTGCACGCGTTCCAGGGCACCCGGTGGAGCATCGCCGGCGAGGTGGCGCGGGCGCAGGGCAACCACCACCCGTCGATCTCGCCGTACGGGCTGTTCCGGTGCCGCGACGGCGCCGTGCAGATCGCCGTCGGCAGCGAGGGGCTGTGGCACGACTTCTGCGCGGGGTTCGGTCTCGACCCGGACGCCGAGGGAGTCGCGACCAACCCCGAACGTGTCTCCCGCCGCGAGCGCGTGGTCGAGCTGGTCGAGAGCGTCTTCGCCGACTGGGACGCGGCCGCGCTGCTCGACCGGCTCGACGAGATCGGGATCCCGGCCGGCAAGGTGCGGACGATCGACGAGGTCTACGCGTGGGAGCAGACCGCCAGCCAGGGCCTGCTGGTCGACGTCGAGCACGCGACACTGGGTAGGTTGACCCTGCCGGGGCCTCCCCTGCGGTTCTTCGACGGGGGCGGTCGCGAGGTGACGGCGACCGAGCACGCCGCGCCCCCGGTGCTGGACGAGAACGGCGACGAGATCCGCGCCTGGCTGAAGGAGACCTGA